A portion of the Novosphingobium sp. KA1 genome contains these proteins:
- a CDS encoding pirin family protein — protein MSVHSSDVEGVDLVILPSVRDLGDGFKVRRALPVAQRRMVGPFIFFDQMGEAVFKSGEGLDVRPHPHIGLSTLTYLIEGEILHRDSLGSVQPILPGEVNWMTAGSGIVHSERTSPENRARGGKLFGLQTWVALPKEHEEIGASFAHHKADEMPVSEDAGTRFTLIAGTSDGMTSPLKTYSDMIYADIVMLDGARYQLKAEHVERAVYVVSGAVEVVGQNGTFGEGELVVFQPGAELVLRAKGHTRLMLLGGEPLPEQRHIFWNFVSSSKDRLEQAKEDWKAQRFPAVPGEPDFIPLPA, from the coding sequence ATGTCCGTGCATTCTTCCGATGTCGAAGGCGTTGACCTCGTCATCCTTCCCTCGGTCCGCGACCTTGGCGACGGCTTCAAGGTCCGCCGCGCGCTGCCGGTCGCGCAGCGCCGCATGGTTGGCCCCTTCATCTTTTTCGACCAGATGGGCGAGGCGGTGTTCAAGTCGGGCGAAGGCCTCGACGTGCGGCCCCACCCGCACATCGGTCTTTCCACGCTCACCTATCTGATCGAGGGCGAGATCCTGCACCGGGATTCGCTGGGCTCGGTCCAGCCGATCCTCCCCGGAGAGGTCAACTGGATGACCGCGGGCAGCGGCATCGTCCATTCCGAGCGCACCTCGCCGGAAAACCGCGCCAGGGGCGGCAAGCTGTTCGGGTTGCAGACCTGGGTGGCGCTGCCGAAGGAGCACGAGGAAATCGGCGCCTCCTTCGCGCACCACAAGGCGGACGAGATGCCCGTCAGCGAAGATGCCGGCACGCGCTTCACGCTGATCGCCGGTACGTCCGACGGCATGACCTCGCCGCTGAAGACCTATTCGGACATGATCTATGCCGACATCGTGATGCTGGACGGCGCGCGCTATCAGCTCAAGGCCGAGCATGTCGAGCGGGCGGTCTACGTCGTCAGCGGGGCGGTGGAAGTCGTCGGCCAGAACGGCACGTTCGGCGAGGGCGAACTGGTGGTCTTCCAGCCCGGCGCCGAACTGGTGCTGCGCGCCAAGGGGCACACTCGGTTGATGCTGCTCGGCGGTGAGCCGCTGCCCGAACAGCGCCATATCTTCTGGAATTTCGTGTCCTCGTCGAAGGATCGCCTCGAACAGGCGAAGGAGGACTGGAAGGCCCAGCGCTTCCCCGCCGTGCCCGGCGAACCCGACTTCATTCCGCTTCCTGCCTGA
- a CDS encoding OsmC family protein, producing the protein MTQATATIGQTPWRTEIVVGGHAITADEPASLGGQGLGPAPYDLLLASLGACTAITLKMYAARKGWQFGELTVDLALKGGKGDLHIARTLTITGLDDEQKARLADIAERTPVTLTLKNGLPIETRLA; encoded by the coding sequence ATGACCCAAGCAACCGCCACCATCGGCCAGACCCCCTGGCGCACCGAAATCGTGGTGGGTGGTCACGCCATCACCGCCGACGAACCTGCTTCGCTCGGCGGGCAGGGCCTGGGGCCGGCGCCTTACGACCTGCTGCTCGCCAGCCTCGGCGCCTGCACCGCGATCACGCTGAAGATGTACGCCGCGCGCAAGGGGTGGCAGTTCGGCGAGTTGACCGTCGACCTCGCGCTCAAGGGCGGGAAGGGCGATCTGCACATTGCCCGCACGCTGACCATCACCGGGCTGGATGACGAACAGAAGGCCCGCCTTGCCGATATCGCCGAGCGCACGCCGGTGACGCTGACGCTGAAGAACGGCCTGCCGATCGAGACGCGGCTGGCGTGA
- a CDS encoding pirin family protein, whose translation MIELRPFDSLGGANHGWLDAKHHFSFAGYHDPARVHWGNLRVWNDDVIAPKTGFPPHPHRDMEIITYVREGAITHQDNLGNKGRTEAGDVQVMSAGTGIQHSEYNMEDVETRIFQIWIIPTRNGEQPSWGSRPFPKGERSGQFVTLASGYENDNDALPIRTDAKVVAATLKAGETAEYPLGKDRKAYLVPATGAVQIDDVRVNARDGAAISDLDVLRVTAIEDSEIVLVDAA comes from the coding sequence ATGATCGAACTTCGCCCCTTCGACAGCCTCGGCGGCGCCAACCACGGCTGGCTCGACGCCAAGCACCACTTCTCGTTCGCCGGCTACCACGATCCGGCCCGCGTCCACTGGGGCAACCTGCGCGTCTGGAACGACGACGTGATTGCGCCCAAGACCGGCTTCCCGCCGCACCCGCACCGCGACATGGAAATCATCACCTATGTCCGTGAAGGCGCGATCACTCACCAGGACAACCTGGGCAACAAGGGCCGCACCGAGGCCGGCGACGTTCAGGTGATGAGCGCGGGCACCGGGATCCAGCACTCAGAATACAACATGGAAGACGTCGAAACCCGCATCTTCCAGATCTGGATCATCCCCACCCGCAACGGCGAACAGCCGAGCTGGGGCTCGCGTCCCTTCCCCAAGGGCGAGCGTTCGGGCCAGTTCGTGACGCTGGCTTCCGGCTACGAGAACGACAACGATGCCCTGCCGATCCGCACCGACGCCAAGGTCGTGGCGGCCACGCTGAAGGCTGGCGAGACCGCCGAATACCCGCTGGGCAAGGACCGCAAGGCCTACCTCGTTCCGGCCACCGGTGCGGTGCAGATCGATGACGTTCGCGTCAACGCCCGTGACGGCGCCGCGATCAGCGATCTCGACGTGCTGCGGGTGACCGCGATCGAGGACAGCGAAATCGTCCTCGTCGACGCCGCCTGA